tgaaattgaaaaaaaaaaaaaaaaaaaaaatcatttaacaaGATGGGTCAGATCtgcaattacaattttaatgttttatacataaataaatgaaattaatcTTTTGCATGGATACATAATAGGCCATATTAATTATAAATTAATATTTCAGCTAtgtgcaaaatacatttaaattcattTCTGCACTGAAAGTATTTTTGTTCTTATGAGAGATGGGCAGATTGTACCTTATGGCAGATTGTGAGCTTGCCATGGTTTCTATGAGGCATCAAGTAGCTCCATGACTTATAGGTCTGTGATCACTTaattagtgtgtgtgtgagttcaCATTTTCTAAAGACTATGAAACTTTTTGAGACATTGgaaattttattttacacatctgACAATGATCATCAGAACTGCACAACCTGCTACTATGAGTGAAAATAGAGCAATAAGATGGATGTGAGGAAGAGTGTGGAAGAAGATGTTAGGTCATGTTTTCTTCCTGCATtaactggaaaaaacaaaacattatgaaCTTTTACCCTCTTGTGTGTGTATCCCAGATGGCACATTTCCGATGAGCCAGAGGAGTTTCCCACCCTCATTTTGGAACAGCTCCTACCAGCCCTCCGTGTCCTCAGCCCTGGGCAGTGCTCTGTCTGCGTCCCACACAGAGCTCTCCTTTCCTGGGGACCACTACTCCTCTGCCTCCCTGCACTCCCACCTGCACCAGCCCAGCCCAGAAGCTTGGCActcctcccaccaccaccaccatcaccaccaccctTACTCCCTGGGGGGTGCTATAGCCTCTCAGAGCTCGGCATACTCTCGGCCCGGGGTGCACGAGATGTACGGGACGGCGTTTGACCCTCGTTATGGCTCTCTGCTCATGCCCTCTGTGCGCTCACACCATCGCCTGGCCTCCAGCAGCTCTGTGCCGGGCCCCAGTGCATCGCCCTGTGACCTGGGCAGTAAGGGCGAGTCTGGGGCCGGGTCAGCCTGGAGCGGGGCCTTCACTGGAGCGGGGGAcataggactaaacatggacacaGGTACATGTGATTCACTCATGCTTGGCTAACTAACATGTTTGGGGTATTATTATTGGGGAATTTCACTACTTATGTACTGTGtgcatatatatgtaaaaaaataaacttaactgaatagtaaaccatgtaaaagtgggaccataaaaacttgttgctttgcttttttTGGAGATCAAAAATTGCTAAAATACATATTGATATTAGCTCAATAATGTATTGCCTTTAGTGTATTTGCCCACTGGGAAAGACATTTTACCAATCTTGTCTTGAGTGTTTGAAAATACTTCAGAATGCAATTTTATGTCCACAAAATTGGACAGTGTAACATATATGGACATGTATATACTATGTGGCGGTATGTGGAGTGTAGTGACGTTTAGTCTAAAAAATAGTAAACTGCTAAAGTGAGGACATTTCTGACATCAGCGTCGCTTGATAACCACTTGAGCTTGTAAATCAGGTCTGAAGCATATAGCTCAGTTTACCCTGAATGCTGTGGATCAGTCAGCGCTTTGACACCAGCTgtcacctccttctctcctccgctGTTTCCTTTCCTCAGCCTcgggcctgtgtgtgtgtgttcaccgCTTTTAtaatctctcttttctctcctttgtCCTCACTTCTTCCTGCTTTtgtgtcctctgtccactcCTGTCTCTCAGGTCTTCAGGCACAGGATAAGACCAAGGATTTGTACTGGTTTTGAGTCCTGCTTTGAGGGAAGTGTAATGCTCTGTAATGGTCTGCTTACAGCCCTGTGCTACGgaggactgtgcgcgtgaggaTGGACGCACACTGCAACAAAAGTGGgacaaaaagacacaaatgtGAAACTTGTGGACGACATTCCCAAATTGGAAAAAGACAGACAAAGACACATGCTGTCCCTGACTGTGGACAACTGCGTGGCTCACTGGGGGGACACTGAACTAGAGGAACTTCACACTCTTTGGTTTTACATGGAGTTGTTACGATTATTATTGTACAAACTTCTCATTTGCATTGAAAGCATGTGTTGAGAATAGCATGTTTACACTGTCAGGGAGATTgcatttttgtccttttttcacAATGCATTTAAAGTTGACTgtgaattttaaaaagaaactgGCAAAACCTCGAGACTCCATGTAGTGGTACACAGCGGTAACCTTGTGAAATAAGCAAGTTAATTTGATTGGAGCCACTTGCATCTCAACCATTTTGGACAAGAGTGGAAGTGGAACAAAAAGTGGAACAACTGAACTGAACCGTTTTATTTATTGCTAAAGCTGTTACATAGGCTTCATACAACTCCAACCATTTGACTGGAGGACTATATGAATGTACTTGAGTGTTTCTTCTTTGGCCGACCGCAGCTGTCCACACCAACTGTCCCCCACCCGTCCAGGACACAGCAGGGCTCTCAGTACAGACTCCAGACTCTAATGAAGGGCCCTATAGTGGAGCTGTCCCGGGACAACTGCTACGGAGGACACGCACAACTGTCAGATAGTAATAATATGTACCAGTGCAGGCGTGTGGCTATTTCTATACTGGTCAGGAGGTCTTATAGACAAAAGCATGGGTGCAAGTACTCGACAATTGGCTTGCATTTAAAGTACTCAGgctttgaaataaaattacagataaaaatacaataaagtaCCAAAATGATAGTACTGTAAAAAGAAGTAAGTTTACCGTGTTCAATAAGAAATGTCTTTAAATAATGGTCTTAATATGTATACCCTAATggctttaaaatcacaaatatatGAACACAAACAACTTCACAATCTCCTAGGTGTCGCTCTTTATTGTCAGTAGTACAAGGAACCAGCCACACGCCTCTTGGTAAATTATGACGTctacacaaactgaaataatctaatCTCCAGCCACCATCTTTGTGCTCATgtgaatatataaatatgtccTAAAATATTGTTCTGGTGTAAAGTCTTTGTATGTATTTGCTGctataaagaaaatgaaaaaaggagAAAGTGGTTCCATATATTACTAGTTACGTTGTGATTCTTATATAGTTCATGGAAGAATACATAAACAGGAACTGATTTGGtcttgtaatttttctggtttCCGCCGtttactcgtctccatggagatgttattgctttgcctatactTGAACTTACCCGTCTTACATTTATCCATTTACAtgagtttttattgctccaaaatcccttgaaaagatgtatttctagcgtctccacagagctgacctgtaacttggcctcatTGAGTTACCTACTTTTCTCAGTGGGGaatacacaagtttaatgccatgtggaatattacagacaaagcaataacatctccatgggtaCTAACCAGGAAATTTACATAGCGCAACTTTAACTATACAGAATGAGAGCTGCTTCGGGAACTATATTTGTATCATTGTGAGGAAGGACCGGCACCTTAGTAGAGACCAAACCAAAGTATGACTTCACTTTCCCATATTAATACACCTATTATTCATCTCCCTTTAGAAGTTTTGTGCTGTAAAATGTTAATCACGAGACTCTTGGGAGAAGTTCCATACACTTATTGTACTGATCCACAATGACAGACCGACTGGCCCCTGGAGATGCCGCTCATTATCCACATACTTGTCCAGGGTTAGGCAGAAGGCCACGCCACACGCCACACGCCACCAGTACAGTTACAATCACATCAATAAACAGTCCAGACATTATGACCTGGGCAGACATGATACTGAATAATCATTCAGTATCATGTCCATATGTGCGTTCTGCAGATGTGTCCTTAGGTAAGACATATCACCCAGCTTGCCTTCAGTGCTGCAGGTGTAAATGgttagtttaaaggtgcattatgtaactttttgggttGGGTGTCACCTCTTTGTCTGCAATAGGACATTAAACGTACCTGTCTTCATAATGCATCataatgaaaagttacatattttacaGCACATTGCAACCATTTGAAGTAATATGAAGTTAAAATATGCTtgagatttgtttttctttgctcatATAGGGTTTATAGACCAGGACATATGCAAGAACGAAATGGGAGTGAAGAGTAGGGAGAGACATTCACCAAATTGATAGCCAGGAATCGCTTCCACAGCTGCTGCTTAGACCACTAGACTAATTGTGCAGCAGTACAATGGTATTGAATATCTCTACTGTAGTTCAGGGGTAAATTTTCATCAAGCTTCAGTTAAATTGATGAAGAATGTGAAACTATATAAGTGAGTGAAGTGGGCACAGATCATGCTTTGACAAATATCACTCCACCTGCTTTAAAGACTGGAACCAGACAAGGATCTTTAAAGTCCTATTTTACATCAGATTATGCGAGTTCCCGAAGCACTGTACAGCCATTGTTTGTTCACACTCATCTTTTTCACAAGTTTCTATTTGAACCAAGGTTAAGATACGTCTTTATGCAGCTGAAATATTTCTGGATAAAAAATATTAGCAGAGCGAGGTCAGATGTAAAGTCTTTGGCACTTTTCAAATCGGCCAAGAAATTACTTTTAGTTAATGAAACAAGTtcaagatggaaaaaaaacaacaaaacaacacgttacattaatgatttctaaatgaatttatatttatttaagatgtgttatttcaaagtaaagaaataactaactaaataaataaaataagtacaattaTATGGATTAATTACGATTTACATAGTTCTCTTTAAATAAGCAAGGAAAATACAGCTAAACAGTTATTATAGAAAAACATTTGAGTCTATATTTTTTGtagatgtttttaaaattaaaatgcaatttcggttttaaatatttagttcatcaggattgtaagataaactatttaaaaatggcttgACAGAAATACTAGGAGATGCAACCAaccaaaaaataagtaaataaataaataaataaataaaagatgaaagATTATAGCctaattaaacaaatatattttctcAAGTCTAGATAAATAGTTTTAGCAGGACTGAGGCTGGGTACTTGCTCTGTTCTTTCAAATATAAAAGCTATTCATTCAGCTCTTTTTAAATTGAGCTGTTCTTTTTATTACAACCTTGAAAAATCACGACTATTAATCTTTTGATGCGTATCTCAAAATAGTGTTactgtttgtttctattttgttaaattagcATGTGCAGAAAGCTAACTGTGCAGCACTAAGCCTTTGTAAATTACCTTAAGCCTTAATTAGCCAAACCTTTACTTAGGAAAACAAGAGAAAGTTGTTTATCATTGTGACATGTCAGTTGGTGAATCGGTCACTTGTAGCTTTTTGGTCTTTCTGGTCTTTTATTTTGCCATAATTATTGTAAAACCTGAATGTGTTGACCATGATAACTGTTCTGGGGGAGTGTGTCGTTGCTATTCTAATGTTTGACCTCATAGTCTGCTGAATACTTTCAATGGAGCTTTGCCTTTCCTGATGTCCTAACGGCCGCCATCACACTTCTGGACACCGCGTGGTATTTCTTCTCCGCAAAAGAGTTGTTACAAAGCGTGGTAAAAATGTGGGGAATGCTAAGTACAATTGAGGTTCTTTTGTTAAAGTGTTGTTCCGCACCGTCTCTCCTGTAAACCATGAGCGAGGAGGAGAAACCTGATCACTCACTCAGCCTGACTCTGGGATCTGATCCACAGACAGCACAGAACTCCATCAGGGGCACTTTAGACACCACTTTAGACGCAATTGATGTCAGATAAATGGTTTGACATAGATTGAGAAGAGATAACGTAAAAAACAACCATCTTAACAACTTTTATTTTCACACAAATGCTTCTCCACTAATTAAGAGAGAATATAATCATAAAATAGTCCTGCGTAATGTTTTTCTCCATAGCTGTTTAGCTGTTTAGggcaataatgtttttttaatgagggaTTTACAAGTGCTGCAGTATCCAACTTGATTAATTGCGATTCATTGTTTCAGGACACATTAAAAAAAGTGgagtgtgttaatgtgtgtaaATTTGACTGGTGTTATATATAATTTACACTCTGATCAATATGTGGTGCTGCAATGGAGTGTGCTAGTGTTAAGTCTGGAAAGTGCACCCAGTCTAAATGCTTGCTGTCATGTTAGAAAGCTACAGTTGTCACATTAAGATGGATTCAATACaatccacacacacaaaaaagcttTGTTTGTTAGAGTATGTCACCTAATTTCTCTTACGTCAAATCCCAAAGCACACACAGCTGGCCCCCTCCTGGCCCTGGCTCTGAAGGTTGCACTAAACAAACAGAGGTTTACCTGGACAGGTAAcatgagaggaaaaggagaagaCCCCCCTCCCCCGGTTCTCCACTgaatcctcctcttctcccccctctcccccctcagCGTGAGTGCATCCTGGGCCTCGGGCGGTGGGTGTTCCTAATGGAGCTCAGTAGGTTCAGGAGATGCGGATGAGGAATGATTGGTCAGGTGTGAAGACAACAGATCTGGTTGGACAGGTGATGTATGGCTGCGGTGAAGGCAAAGAGAGCGCTGTGAAAAAGTGGTTTAAAGGATTTGGTAGAGCTTTTCTGCACCCTTTTTCTGAGACACGGGAGCCTAAAGGTTACACATCAAAGCTTTATCACAGATTAAACAGATCCTGCCTGTGAGGGGAGTGtgaaacagacacatttataaCAGCACACTTACACAGGGAGTTGCAAAAGCttgtaaatgataaaatattaatacataAGGTCGCACAGTCAAACACAAGTTTTCTGTGTATTGTGGGGCTATTGTCCAAAGGTATACTGGAGCTGGAGGGtgggcagaggaggaacaggtgGGCATAGCTGCTGTCTGCTGGAGGAGATTGATAGAGGCGTGAGTGCTGGCTCGGGGTATTCTCTTACAGGACGGCTGAGAGGGGGACAGCTGGAACCCCCTCTCTGTATGTGCAAGATTTGTGCACCATTGTTCACTGTCTGCTgagatgttgtgtttttatatatctCCTGAGACACTACAGGAAAACAAGTAGACCAAAATGTGGGGTAAAAGACGGAGATGGTGTCCGATTTagccataaaataaaaataaaatgttatacttGATTTGATAcatacttttctggtggttattgctttgcctgtaatattccacagtgttaaaatagagacaagcaggtggtgccgtTGGGTTACAAGTCAGGaatggggagagagaaatatatgtttttcaaggcatttttatcAATCGCTAATTACTAATATTATAACAAAGAGCATAGCATGATCATTATTAAACAACTGGCAACCTCATTTGAAAGGAACAAATCTTGAATGTGCGGCAAGAACGAAGTGAAAAGTTGAGttataagtcatttttttcttgttttgataaAAGCGCTGTAAAACCGTGTATCGTGAAGCTTCCAGTCTAATCACACTGTCCTCAGAAGCATAGTGCAATACAATGGTCCTGTCAAGGGCGAGTCACTAAAGTTATGGCTTTAATTAAAGGGAAAAATACACTCAGTTCAACAAACAATATTTGAAAAAGAATTAAAAGCTACATCGAATCGAACCTCCTCTATGTCCATTACCAGGGCCTTCTACTGCACCGCGGGAATTGAAATAGATGACACACTGAAAGAGTGATAAATTAGGTTTTTCttggtaataaaacaaaatggctgccgccTGACTCAAGGGCTTGATCTGACAGTTGAAAGCAAAATAGTGAGATGATcttgaataaaatgaaaaactgtaaagTTAGAGGAGCGCATTATACCTCTAAATGCTTTTACTATCTCAAATTAGCTCTAGTGTTTCTCTACTAATTTTTTCCAATGAAGTTTATCCTGATTTAAGCCTTGGCAAACAGAAATTATTTTGTCATGAAGCCGCATTGCCTTTAAAACAATCACCTTTATTACTACAATTATCACTCAGTAAATGAAGTGTAACATAAGGTGATTTCACTGGGGAAACTGGGATTGAGTACAGTATAtcatcatttcatttttctttctttttcaaatttaattaaGAGATTATTAGACACACTTGGCACATTTAATGAATACAATCTTGAAGGTTTTCTGATGACATAACATTTTATAGAGTGGCATAACCATCcgcctctccatcctctccatcTTCTTTTTACCATATATGtaaaattaattatttgttGCATGTCACTCAGTTATGAGAATATATAAACTCTATATAAACTCTGATTATATTGTAAATCATTTAGCAAGCAagcaattttacattttattattaattggaGAGCTTATTGAAAGTGGGGTTGAAGGCTGGGCCACTACAAAATTCAGTACAGATGGTGTATTTTAAGTACTTTATGAATGAATTACAGAGGTGACCTGCATTTGACCTCTTGTTCATCACAGTTGACTGTATTTTGACCTAGAGACACAACTGTTGATGCATTATTGTAGGTTAGTTCTGATATTTTTAGAGTTGACATTATTCTGACCCCAGAGTTGTATCATTTTCCTGATATTCTTTGTGTGATTCTATTAGTCTGGACAGCTGCATATTCATAGATACCTTTTcgctgtctaaacatggacattgtctcattttgaaaataataataataatttgggaTTTTAATTGATTAACTGATAATTTGATACAATAAAGCTGTATATATTTCTCACCCCTTAAGAGATCTCTGACCTGCTCCACCATGGTCAACTGCAATGCcctatgtctccatggaaacatagaGCATTGTATCAATCTTTATATCAATGTCCACTTCTGTTATCATAATCTCACTACTTTCTTTAATCCAAGTAAGAGAACATAGCAAAAGTGTCCCAAATATTAATCATTGCAAGGTTGTTACAGAAATTCTACCTCATATCCTACACACCATTTATTGAAGACTAATTTGTGCAGTAAATTATGTCCAATTTAAACATATTAACCACAACTATAACTACAATTAACCATGACCAGAAACAGCTACTTTATTTAAAACAGAATGAATGTTTAAAGTTAAACtgagttttgaaaatgcacttTCTTTCCACCACTTAAAAGACCATTCATGTGATCAACACTAGCACCCTCTGCTGGATA
This sequence is a window from Periophthalmus magnuspinnatus isolate fPerMag1 chromosome 24, fPerMag1.2.pri, whole genome shotgun sequence. Protein-coding genes within it:
- the vgll2a gene encoding transcription cofactor vestigial-like protein 2a isoform X2, whose amino-acid sequence is MSCLDVMYQVFGPQPYFSSYSPYHHQKLALYSKMQEVHPESSGRVVGSSAPPNIKEEDKELPPGAEYLSARCVLFTYFQGDISAVVDEHFSRALSQTSYSSTHKGRDGTFPMSQRSFPPSFWNSSYQPSVSSALGSALSASHTELSFPGDHYSSASLHSHLHQPSPEAWHSSHHHHHHHHPYSLGGAIASQSSAYSRPGVHEMYGTAFDPRYGSLLMPSVRSHHRLASSSSVPGPSASPCDLGSKGESGAGSAWSGAFTGAGDIGLNMDTALCYGGLCA
- the vgll2a gene encoding transcription cofactor vestigial-like protein 2a isoform X1, encoding MSCLDVMYQVFGPQPYFSSYSPYHHQKLALYSKMQEVHPESSGRVVGSSAPPNIKEEDKELPPGAEYLSARCVLFTYFQGDISAVVDEHFSRALSQTSYSSTHKGRDGTFPMSQRSFPPSFWNSSYQPSVSSALGSALSASHTELSFPGDHYSSASLHSHLHQPSPEAWHSSHHHHHHHHPYSLGGAIASQSSAYSRPGVHEMYGTAFDPRYGSLLMPSVRSHHRLASSSSVPGPSASPCDLGSKGESGAGSAWSGAFTGAGDIGLNMDTGLQAQDKTKDLYWF